In the Euphorbia lathyris chromosome 5, ddEupLath1.1, whole genome shotgun sequence genome, one interval contains:
- the LOC136230542 gene encoding 11S globulin seed storage protein Ana o 2.0101-like, with the protein MAYFSMLSISLCSLLLLHGCIVISSNTNCQEIHRLVATEPDIHMPSEAGSIDIWNPNTDQFQCAGVQVVRYTIQPNGHALPFYTNAYKVSYIIQGSGILGVIIPGCSQELNSEKNECEHILHFQSGDVFALRPGETLWSYNSGCEPIIVIAIYRITHTDPLRRFVLGGPQNILDGFSLKFIVKAFNIDNELATKLQSKIDLRGIIIYLTDGLHLSNSTTTKQCSRYDQQEQKGFYNAKDEFFCNINTRITKISEGADLYIPQVGHLTTMDAHEFPILESIQLSLSYNLLLKDVMRLPHWDNNDNIIYVVKGEGHIQVVDDNGKNVFDDMVKEGQVLLVPHSFLMVEQSNSERFEYVTFKTNANPITSDLSGRKSVINCLPLEVLTNAFKITQDEAKKVKFGRKETSLAKSVRN; encoded by the exons ATGGCTTATTTTTCAATGCTATCTATTTCTCTCtgctctcttcttcttctccatggCTGCATAGTTATCAGTTCTAACACTAATTGCCAAGAGATCCATCGTCTCGTCGCGACGGAACCCGATATCCATATGCCTAGTGAAGCTGGTTCTATTGATATCTGGAATCCAAACACTGACCAGTTTCAATGTGCTGGTGTACAGGTTGTTCGGTACACCATTCAACCCAACGGTCATGCATTACCATTCTACACCAATGCTTATAAAGTCTCTTACATCATTCAAG GCAGTGGTATTCTTGGTGTGATCATTCCCGGATGCTCTCAAGAATTAAATAGCGAGAAAAATGAGTGTGAACACATTCTTCATTTTCAAAGTGGTGATGTGTTTGCTCTCCGCCCTGGGGAAACACTTTGGAGCTATAATAGTGGTTGCGAGCCTATTATTGTCATTGCTATCTATCGTATCACCCACACTGACCCCCTCCGA AGATTTGTCCTAGGCGGACCTCAAAATATACTGGACGGGTTTTCTTTGAAGTTTATCGTTAAAGCTTTCAACATCGATAACGAGTTGGCTACCAAACTTCAGAGTAAGATAGATCTTAGAGGCATCATCATTTATCTGACTGATGGACTTCATTTATCAAATTCAACAACTACTAAACAATGTTCAAGATATGACCAACAAGAGCAAAAAGGTTTTTACAATGCGAAAGATGAGTTTTTCTGCAACATTAACACAAGGATAACAAAAATCTCTGAAGGAGCAGATCTTTACATTCCCCAAGTTGGACATTTAACAACCATGGACGCCCACGAATTCCCTATCCTTGAGTCAATTCAACTAAGTCTTTCTTACAACCTCCTCTTAAAG GATGTTATGAGATTACCCCACTGGGACAATAATGATAACATAATATATGTGGTGAAAGGTGAAGGTCATATTCAAGTAGTAGATGATAATGGAAAGAATGTGTTTGACGACATGGTAAAGGAAGGACAAGTCCTCCTAGTACCACATAGTTTTTTGATGGTGGAACAATCAAACAGTGAGAGATTTGAATATGTTACCTTCAAGACCAACGCCAACCCAATTACATCCGATCTTTCTGGCCGAAAATCAGTCATTAATTGTTTACCATTGGAGGTTCTTACAAATGCATTCAAAATTACTCAAGACGAGGCTAAGAAAGTGAAGTTTGGAAGGAAAGAGACCTCCTTGGCTAAAAGCGTACGGAACTGA
- the LOC136230548 gene encoding aspartate aminotransferase, mitochondrial-like isoform X1, whose amino-acid sequence MNKAPLMVETAPKEFELEVCDDMEQSIAITSQLHRIARAMYNSPPLHGILLVSTILTDPAIKELWIKEVKVGMFCFSGLTAEPVVQLARQFHVYMTTDGRIRIELWQSMMRKPACFFKRISSSTSLSSHCW is encoded by the exons ATGaataa GGCGCCTTTGATGGTTGAAACAGCACCGAAAGAGTTCGAATTAG AGGTATGTGATGATATGGAGCAATCAATTGCAATAACAAGCCAATTACACAGGATTGCCAGGGCAATGTATAATAGTCCTCCTCTTCACGGCATATTGCTTGTTTCGACTATCCTCACTGATCCAGCCATAAAAGAACTATGGATCAAAGAGGTTAag GTTGGAATGTTCTGCTTCTCGGGGTTAACTGCGGAACCGGTTGTTCAGCTAGCAAGGCAATTCCATGTATACATGACTACTGATGGACGTATAAG GATAGAATTATGGCAATCCATGATGAGGAAACCGGCATGCTTTTTCAAACGCATCAGTTCAAGTACTTCGTTGTCCTCGCATTGCTGGTAA
- the LOC136230548 gene encoding aspartate aminotransferase, mitochondrial-like isoform X2: MQTEVCDDMEQSIAITSQLHRIARAMYNSPPLHGILLVSTILTDPAIKELWIKEVKVGMFCFSGLTAEPVVQLARQFHVYMTTDGRIRIELWQSMMRKPACFFKRISSSTSLSSHCW; this comes from the exons ATGCAAACAGAGGTATGTGATGATATGGAGCAATCAATTGCAATAACAAGCCAATTACACAGGATTGCCAGGGCAATGTATAATAGTCCTCCTCTTCACGGCATATTGCTTGTTTCGACTATCCTCACTGATCCAGCCATAAAAGAACTATGGATCAAAGAGGTTAag GTTGGAATGTTCTGCTTCTCGGGGTTAACTGCGGAACCGGTTGTTCAGCTAGCAAGGCAATTCCATGTATACATGACTACTGATGGACGTATAAG GATAGAATTATGGCAATCCATGATGAGGAAACCGGCATGCTTTTTCAAACGCATCAGTTCAAGTACTTCGTTGTCCTCGCATTGCTGGTAA
- the LOC136230548 gene encoding aspartate aminotransferase, mitochondrial-like isoform X3: protein MEQSIAITSQLHRIARAMYNSPPLHGILLVSTILTDPAIKELWIKEVKVGMFCFSGLTAEPVVQLARQFHVYMTTDGRIRIELWQSMMRKPACFFKRISSSTSLSSHCW, encoded by the exons ATGGAGCAATCAATTGCAATAACAAGCCAATTACACAGGATTGCCAGGGCAATGTATAATAGTCCTCCTCTTCACGGCATATTGCTTGTTTCGACTATCCTCACTGATCCAGCCATAAAAGAACTATGGATCAAAGAGGTTAag GTTGGAATGTTCTGCTTCTCGGGGTTAACTGCGGAACCGGTTGTTCAGCTAGCAAGGCAATTCCATGTATACATGACTACTGATGGACGTATAAG GATAGAATTATGGCAATCCATGATGAGGAAACCGGCATGCTTTTTCAAACGCATCAGTTCAAGTACTTCGTTGTCCTCGCATTGCTGGTAA